Proteins from one Physeter macrocephalus isolate SW-GA chromosome 16, ASM283717v5, whole genome shotgun sequence genomic window:
- the APLNR gene encoding apelin receptor has translation MEEGGDFDNYYGVDNQSECEYADWTSSGALIPAIYMLVFLLGTTGNGLVLWTVSRSSREKRRSADVFIASLAVADLTFVVTLPLWATYTYRDYDWPFGAFACKLSSYLIFVNMYASVFCLTGLSFDRYLAIVRPVASARLRLRVSGAAATAVLWALAALLAMPVMVFRSTGAILHAENSTRAQCYMDYSTVAGPSSEWAWEVGLGVSSTAVGFVVPFAVMLTCYFFIAQTIAGHFRKERVEGLRKRRRLLGIIVVLVVTFALCWMPYHLVKTLYMLGSLLRWPCDFDIFLLNVFPYCTCISYVNSCLNPFLYAFFDLRFRQACASVLCWGRSRCAGASHGSGGEKSASYSSGHSQGPGPGSGKGGEPTQEKSIPYSQETLVVD, from the coding sequence ATGGAGGAAGGCGGCGATTTCGACAACTACTACGGGGTAGACAACCAGTCTGAGTGCGAGTACGCAGACTGGACGTCGTCGGGGGCCCTCATCCCTGCCATCTACATGCTGGTCTTCCTGCTGGGCACCACGGGCAACGGCCTGGTGCTCTGGACCGTGTCTCGGAGCAGCCGCGAGAAGAGGCGCTCGGCCGACGTCTTCATCGCCAGCCTGGCGGTGGCCGACCTGACTTTCGTGGTGACCCTGCCGCTGTGGGCCACCTACACGTACCGGGACTACGACTGGCCCTTCGGTGCCTTCGCCTGCAAGCTCAGCAGCTATCTCATCTTCGTCAACATGTACGCCAGCGTCTTCTGCCTCACGGGCCTCAGCTTCGACCGCTACCTGGCCATCGTGAGGCCCGTGGCCAGCGCTCGGCTGAGGCTGCGGGTCAGCGGGGCCGCGGCCACGGCCGTCCTGTGGGCGCTGGCCGCCCTGCTGGCCATGCCGGTCATGGTGTTCCGCTCCACGGGCGCCATCCTGCACGCGGAGAACAGCACCAGGGCGCAGTGCTACATGGACTACTCCACGGTGGCCGGCCCGAGCTCCGAGTGGGCCTGGGAGGTGGGCCTGGGCGTCTCGTCCACCGCCGTGGGCTTCGTGGTCCCCTTCGCCGTCATGCTGACCTGCTATTTCTTCATCGCCCAGACCATCGCCGGCCACTTCCGCAAGGAGCGCGTCGAGGGCCTGCGGAAGCGGCGCCGGCTCCTGGGCATCATCGTGGTGCTGGTGGTGACCTTCGCCCTGTGCTGGATGCCCTACCACCTGGTGAAGACGCTCTACATGCTGGGCAGCCTGCTGCGCTGGCCCTGTGACTTCGACATCTTCCTCCTGAACGTCTTCCCCTACTGCACCTGCATCAGCTACGTCAACAGCTGCCTCAACCCTTTCCTCTACGCCTTCTTCGACCTGCGCTTCCGCCAGGCCTGCGCCTCCGTGCTCTGCTGGGGGCGGAGCAGGTGCGCGGGAGCCTCCCACGGCAGCGGCGGGGAGAAGTCGGCCAGCTACTCTTCGGGGCACAGCCAGGGGCCCGGCCCCGGCAGCGGGAAGGGCGGAGAGCCGACGCAGGAGAAATCCATCCCCTACAGCCAAGAGACCCTCGTGGTTGACTAG